Proteins co-encoded in one Thermogemmatispora onikobensis genomic window:
- the cas5d gene encoding type I-D CRISPR-associated protein Cas5/Csc1, with translation MTLAIYQVDLTLLEHTFFASREVGLLYETEPVIGNYALTYALGWCVSPYNWDGPPRYKQDLLPLNRQGRYVTPATFLPGRLRFAFSQFNAQSDSYYFRFDQNAIALERSRKARAMNFPQAGKIRLLAAESRARFYALLPGEAAPALPRYIRLGKFNSKARLDWQPLHLLTSEPQEQEQVVDFFLNAADLPDAMLSTLRSFTLYNIPPAPLVRQARLRGPFWTGRLPGGEVVHLPAGMHYGVETLP, from the coding sequence ATGACGCTTGCCATCTATCAGGTTGACCTGACCCTGCTGGAGCATACCTTTTTTGCCAGCCGCGAGGTGGGCCTGCTCTACGAGACCGAACCAGTGATCGGCAACTATGCCCTGACCTATGCCCTGGGCTGGTGTGTGTCTCCCTACAACTGGGATGGTCCGCCACGCTATAAGCAGGATCTGCTGCCGCTGAATCGCCAGGGTCGCTACGTGACGCCGGCGACCTTTCTGCCCGGTCGTCTGCGCTTCGCCTTTAGCCAGTTCAACGCCCAGTCGGATAGCTACTACTTCCGTTTTGATCAGAACGCCATTGCCCTGGAGCGCAGCCGCAAAGCGCGGGCCATGAACTTTCCCCAGGCTGGCAAGATCCGTCTGCTGGCCGCCGAGAGCCGGGCACGCTTCTACGCGCTCCTGCCTGGGGAGGCCGCGCCTGCCCTGCCGCGCTATATCCGCCTGGGCAAGTTTAACAGCAAGGCCCGCCTTGACTGGCAGCCACTGCACCTGCTCACGTCGGAGCCGCAGGAGCAAGAGCAGGTCGTCGACTTCTTTTTGAACGCCGCCGATTTGCCGGACGCCATGCTCTCTACGCTCCGCAGCTTCACCCTCTACAATATTCCTCCGGCGCCCCTGGTGCGTCAGGCCCGCTTGCGGGGACCCTTCTGGACTGGACGGTTGCCTGGCGGCGAAGTGGTCCACTTGCCCGCCGGGATGCACTACGGCGTCGAAACCCTGCCCTGA
- the cas7d gene encoding type I-D CRISPR-associated protein Cas7/Csc2 has product MSVTSTFTVLNHYREYLLEHYDNFPHGRYVSVILIRKTESETIFRTEGSGEGLVKELVTAGRREDTREPIQRVVISKRKQTAVERRVGRELLREHGLLGTVTVGREQRPCALNTNAPCGKCIDCMVYGYAAGGGGAQKSRVMTDDAYSLAPASLVTGTRTFNATFDNGTMRNPFDGKASTSINEDEYVLPETHFLDTETLKDVTPGEFQYVLGNILRSTRYGAISSRQGRVRNMITAVIFSDTEIFSNLELTQEVYDLLLEAQGGNELDVPLNDALVERCVQQATDTLLRDLVGRPPLVVRGEALGRLLEETLMLYREPERLKGLLEEVTASYKDLP; this is encoded by the coding sequence ATGAGCGTCACCTCAACATTCACCGTGCTCAATCACTATCGCGAGTATCTGCTGGAGCACTACGATAACTTTCCGCATGGCCGCTACGTCAGCGTCATCCTGATCCGCAAAACCGAGTCAGAGACAATCTTCCGTACGGAAGGCAGTGGCGAGGGCCTTGTAAAAGAGCTGGTGACCGCCGGTCGCCGGGAGGACACGCGCGAACCGATCCAGCGCGTGGTCATCAGCAAGCGGAAACAGACCGCCGTCGAGCGCCGCGTCGGGCGCGAGCTGCTGCGCGAGCATGGTCTGCTAGGAACGGTGACGGTCGGACGCGAGCAGCGCCCCTGCGCACTCAACACCAATGCCCCTTGTGGCAAGTGCATCGACTGTATGGTCTATGGTTATGCCGCCGGCGGCGGTGGCGCGCAGAAGAGCCGCGTGATGACCGATGACGCCTACTCGCTGGCTCCAGCCAGCCTGGTGACCGGCACGCGCACCTTCAACGCCACCTTCGATAACGGGACAATGCGCAATCCCTTCGACGGCAAGGCTTCGACCTCCATCAACGAAGACGAGTATGTCTTGCCCGAGACCCATTTTCTCGATACCGAGACGCTCAAGGATGTCACGCCGGGAGAGTTCCAATACGTGCTTGGCAATATCCTGCGCAGCACGCGCTACGGTGCCATCAGCAGCCGTCAGGGGCGTGTACGCAATATGATCACGGCAGTGATATTCAGCGATACTGAGATCTTTTCGAATCTCGAACTGACCCAGGAGGTTTATGATCTGCTGTTGGAGGCACAAGGGGGGAACGAATTGGATGTCCCCCTCAATGATGCCCTGGTTGAACGCTGCGTCCAGCAGGCAACCGATACGCTCTTGCGCGACCTGGTTGGGCGCCCGCCGTTGGTCGTGCGCGGTGAAGCCCTGGGCCGCCTGCTGGAGGAGACCCTGATGCTCTATCGCGAGCCGGAGCGGTTGAAGGGCCTGCTGGAGGAGGTCACGGCGAGCTACAAAGATCTCCCGTAA
- the cas10d gene encoding type I-D CRISPR-associated protein Cas10d/Csc3, which produces MAPASEESSPWLALGLTYRSDDPDQVFQQYLQQIADEGLRRYQEIIQTGSKQGESLWQHVLNGAAIIERLRPLFQLEATELRCLLLAITVHDINKLPAYGQDSSGKAVRYANAATLEHLASELAALQADHFFPEWQEYLRDIKFLVDSQQDQAIQISQFSLSFLQQCRLPRSRLEGPLRALLRTADVLDLSHSSDQASRHERHIHQKALERLNEGLHLSGARQRYRFIGHRLAELRGLLSNTIHNQVAEMLKEHYGEHHCIPLLLHAEGIDYLLDRSMRFEWTREWQRELARRVVNRLAKMQQQGLTEFIKARPSGISVDEAALQSGAPIEQIFGCITNVVRRKQYRDEWRQERETAARQDLETFLNSPQAAADPALRAQCQALLAEQQLLPTDPEALQRGEFLMAYRNFLDAHRGEELKRLHEDAWQRVARLFGVPEERQPLYALINSYRRGYVMARDLPTTPLLEMEAAALADLARLEEQAQRAAPQRTGRGGKRGNRASPSPQSAAADSNNQQGSAMGSNAAEAGDASTSPLTVAGDDLQALSTSSPQEEAILDYLDRHLSFWDLSSGERQQPVDFRANLRHYADPRYTDRQCSYCSSPLPAEEWMALQVPPSIGVQQFSNRLEGGSPREPKRNICPICRTQFLLEKLAWPSHRDKQGSELQTFYLHLFPYSFFPEPLLRAWWQTVESLIGEDTVAIDPETRDEEQWQRLAAGQVLYKLHCRMDLHQGLILPRYAEALGPTPVLPLTINQQGYGRQYLVALEKALVLAAWFDCRVLLSRLPTPLLNLEQEMIGSEPVAFMAEGIPQALVWLLPEQVLTRPQVRALCRRLALLHQLAHKLQPDTLSTVKVLYDLVTAAAQDPLALYHEVDRLIEEKAGKQRQNPLTLSYQVAPLLEQLLGAAEAIS; this is translated from the coding sequence ATGGCCCCGGCCTCTGAGGAGTCCTCGCCCTGGCTTGCCCTGGGACTGACCTACAGGAGCGATGACCCGGACCAGGTCTTTCAGCAGTATCTGCAACAGATTGCCGACGAAGGGCTGCGGCGCTACCAGGAGATCATTCAGACGGGCAGCAAGCAAGGGGAAAGCCTCTGGCAGCACGTGCTCAATGGCGCGGCGATCATCGAGCGGCTGCGGCCCCTCTTTCAACTGGAGGCCACCGAGCTGCGCTGTCTGCTCCTGGCCATAACCGTCCATGACATTAACAAGCTGCCTGCCTATGGCCAGGATAGCAGCGGCAAGGCTGTCCGCTATGCCAACGCGGCCACCCTGGAGCATCTGGCCAGCGAGCTAGCAGCCCTCCAGGCAGATCATTTCTTCCCCGAGTGGCAGGAGTATCTGCGCGACATCAAATTTCTGGTCGACAGCCAGCAGGATCAGGCAATCCAGATCTCTCAGTTTTCCCTCTCTTTTTTGCAGCAGTGCCGTCTTCCTCGATCGCGTCTTGAAGGGCCGCTCCGAGCGCTGCTGCGCACCGCGGACGTGCTGGACCTGTCTCACAGCTCGGACCAGGCCAGCCGTCATGAACGACATATTCATCAGAAGGCGCTTGAGCGCCTGAATGAGGGACTCCATCTCAGCGGGGCGCGGCAGCGGTACCGCTTCATCGGCCACCGCCTGGCCGAACTGCGCGGCCTGCTCTCGAACACGATCCATAACCAGGTCGCCGAAATGCTGAAGGAACACTACGGGGAACACCACTGCATTCCCCTGCTCCTCCATGCCGAAGGCATCGACTATCTGCTCGACCGGAGTATGCGTTTTGAATGGACGCGCGAGTGGCAGCGCGAGCTGGCCCGGCGGGTGGTCAACAGACTGGCGAAGATGCAGCAGCAAGGGCTGACGGAGTTCATCAAGGCGCGGCCCTCCGGGATCAGCGTCGACGAGGCGGCCCTCCAGAGCGGCGCACCCATCGAGCAGATCTTTGGCTGCATCACCAACGTGGTCAGGCGCAAGCAGTACCGCGATGAGTGGCGCCAGGAGCGGGAGACAGCGGCGCGCCAGGACCTGGAGACCTTCCTCAACTCGCCGCAAGCGGCAGCTGATCCAGCTCTGCGGGCCCAGTGTCAGGCACTGCTGGCGGAGCAGCAGCTGCTGCCCACTGATCCCGAGGCGCTCCAGCGGGGCGAGTTTCTCATGGCCTACCGGAACTTCCTCGATGCCCACCGGGGCGAGGAACTGAAGCGCCTGCACGAGGATGCCTGGCAGCGAGTGGCGCGTCTCTTTGGGGTGCCCGAGGAGCGACAGCCGCTTTATGCCCTGATCAACTCCTATCGGCGTGGCTACGTTATGGCCCGTGATCTGCCCACAACCCCGCTTCTCGAGATGGAAGCCGCCGCCCTGGCCGATCTTGCCCGTCTGGAAGAGCAGGCACAGCGAGCCGCTCCCCAACGCACTGGCCGTGGCGGTAAACGGGGGAATAGAGCGTCTCCCTCGCCCCAGTCCGCCGCTGCCGACAGCAACAACCAGCAGGGTTCAGCAATGGGCAGCAACGCAGCCGAGGCTGGAGATGCCAGCACGTCACCGCTGACAGTTGCGGGAGACGACTTGCAGGCGCTCTCAACGAGCAGTCCCCAAGAGGAGGCAATCCTTGACTATCTGGATCGCCATCTCAGCTTCTGGGATCTGAGCAGCGGGGAGCGGCAGCAGCCGGTCGACTTTCGGGCGAACCTGCGTCACTATGCAGATCCGCGCTATACCGATCGGCAGTGCAGCTATTGCAGCAGTCCCTTGCCTGCCGAGGAGTGGATGGCGCTGCAGGTGCCGCCGAGCATTGGCGTGCAGCAATTCTCGAACCGACTGGAGGGCGGCAGTCCACGCGAGCCGAAGCGCAACATCTGTCCCATCTGCCGCACGCAGTTCTTGCTAGAAAAGCTGGCCTGGCCCTCACATCGCGACAAGCAGGGCAGCGAGCTGCAAACCTTCTATCTCCACCTGTTCCCCTACAGCTTCTTTCCCGAGCCGCTGCTGCGCGCCTGGTGGCAGACAGTCGAGAGTCTCATCGGAGAAGACACGGTGGCGATCGACCCGGAGACGCGCGACGAGGAGCAGTGGCAACGGCTGGCTGCTGGTCAGGTCCTCTACAAATTGCACTGTCGGATGGACCTGCATCAAGGACTGATCCTTCCGCGCTATGCGGAGGCACTCGGCCCTACGCCTGTCCTGCCGTTGACCATCAACCAGCAGGGCTACGGTCGCCAATACCTGGTCGCGCTGGAGAAAGCCCTCGTGCTGGCGGCCTGGTTTGACTGCCGCGTCCTGCTCTCGCGCCTGCCAACGCCACTGCTCAATCTGGAGCAGGAAATGATCGGGTCCGAGCCAGTGGCCTTCATGGCTGAAGGGATACCCCAGGCGCTTGTCTGGTTACTACCCGAGCAGGTACTGACCCGTCCCCAGGTGCGGGCCCTCTGCCGGCGCCTGGCCCTCCTGCATCAGCTGGCCCATAAGCTGCAGCCGGACACCCTGTCGACCGTGAAAGTCCTCTATGACCTGGTCACCGCAGCAGCCCAGGACCCACTGGCGCTGTACCATGAGGTGGATCGCCTGATCGAGGAGAAAGCCGGCAAGCAGCGCCAGAATCCTTTAACGCTCAGTTACCAGGTCGCCCCGCTGCTGGAGCAGCTGCTCGGGGCAGCGGAGGCGATCAGCTAG
- a CDS encoding helix-turn-helix transcriptional regulator, protein MAGFQRAEPFSSEERLAVLRLERLLRLLALLRQGPCTRKQIFESLGLHYGIDREEATDDARLRRAHRTLERDLAILEEIGVVLVRERRGRQPARYVLEDDQGLVPHWSLSDTEVECLAFLASMFTDPYRLAPPDPTQALPQPQPRHPFADEVQALIERLARQLPPRQQQRFERWARTPYVYFNVAPVMDYLPYRELIRKIARAIKQRQHIRFTYRPLSGKEITHQHLDPAYVIHMEGHFYLVAYHPERGQFLEFRIDRIQEQSLQIEPQLTGRTRPRQVLTFRFWLDARIAEPGLSQRWLSQVVEREEVRMNERGQEERWILIRATAYNEWRVIHQLLRYGERAELVEPASLREEMRSVVSKMGRLYGLSMQAPEEER, encoded by the coding sequence ATGGCCGGTTTCCAACGCGCTGAACCTTTTTCCTCAGAGGAAAGGCTTGCCGTCCTCCGGCTCGAGCGGCTTTTGCGCTTGCTGGCACTGCTGCGACAAGGGCCTTGCACCCGCAAGCAGATTTTCGAGAGCCTGGGGCTGCACTACGGCATCGATCGGGAGGAGGCCACAGATGATGCCCGACTCCGCCGGGCCCATCGCACGCTCGAGCGAGATCTGGCGATCCTGGAGGAGATTGGCGTGGTGCTGGTTCGGGAGCGGCGTGGAAGGCAACCGGCGCGCTATGTCCTCGAGGACGATCAGGGCCTCGTCCCTCACTGGTCCCTGTCAGATACAGAGGTAGAATGTCTGGCCTTCCTGGCCTCGATGTTCACGGACCCCTATCGGCTGGCCCCTCCCGACCCGACGCAAGCGCTGCCACAGCCACAGCCGCGCCATCCGTTTGCAGATGAGGTGCAGGCGCTCATCGAGCGGCTCGCCCGGCAACTGCCACCGCGGCAGCAGCAGCGCTTTGAACGGTGGGCCCGCACCCCCTACGTCTACTTTAATGTGGCGCCTGTGATGGACTATCTGCCCTACCGAGAGCTGATCAGGAAGATCGCGCGAGCGATAAAGCAGCGCCAGCACATCCGCTTTACCTACCGGCCTCTTTCGGGAAAAGAGATCACCCATCAGCATCTTGATCCCGCCTACGTGATCCATATGGAGGGCCATTTCTACCTGGTGGCGTATCACCCCGAGCGCGGGCAATTTCTGGAGTTCCGCATCGACCGCATTCAGGAGCAGTCGCTGCAGATTGAGCCGCAGCTCACTGGGAGGACACGGCCCCGCCAGGTGCTGACCTTTCGCTTCTGGCTGGACGCGAGGATCGCTGAGCCCGGCCTCAGTCAGCGCTGGTTGTCGCAAGTGGTTGAGCGAGAGGAGGTGCGCATGAACGAGCGAGGGCAAGAGGAGCGGTGGATCCTCATTCGGGCGACGGCCTACAATGAGTGGCGGGTGATCCACCAGCTCTTACGCTACGGGGAGAGAGCGGAGCTGGTCGAGCCAGCGTCGTTGCGAGAGGAAATGCGCAGCGTCGTCAGCAAGATGGGACGGCTCTATGGCCTCAGCATGCAGGCGCCGGAGGAGGAGCGATAA
- a CDS encoding TetR/AcrR family transcriptional regulator, whose translation MEDRRVQRTRQLLERALLELIEERNYESITIQQITDRANVGRATFYLHYRDKEQLLLATIQRLQEDLARQLEPLRPADFLQERPVLNEQIFRHVERYRHLYEVLLSERGAALARHRLMAYLTSQVEHFLLRPLLALVGEPAVPTSLLASYVSGTLYTAITWWLEHPGQNTPEEMGQLVRKLTLPAIFAVLGVAPEQLVSQGRQAKQESGN comes from the coding sequence ATGGAGGATCGACGTGTTCAGCGTACTCGCCAGCTACTGGAGCGTGCTTTGCTGGAGCTGATCGAGGAGCGCAACTATGAGAGTATTACTATCCAGCAGATTACAGACCGTGCTAATGTGGGGCGCGCAACATTCTATTTGCACTATCGGGATAAGGAGCAGCTGCTCCTGGCAACCATTCAGCGTTTGCAGGAGGATCTGGCCCGGCAGTTGGAGCCGCTGCGTCCTGCGGATTTCCTGCAGGAGAGGCCGGTGCTCAATGAGCAGATTTTCCGTCATGTCGAGCGTTATCGCCATCTCTATGAGGTGCTTCTCAGCGAGAGGGGGGCGGCGTTGGCCAGGCATCGTCTCATGGCCTACCTCACGAGCCAGGTAGAGCATTTTCTTCTGAGGCCGCTGCTGGCTCTTGTTGGAGAGCCGGCAGTTCCTACCAGCCTGCTGGCCAGTTATGTCAGCGGGACTCTCTACACGGCGATCACCTGGTGGCTTGAGCATCCAGGCCAGAACACGCCGGAGGAGATGGGGCAACTGGTGCGCAAGCTCACGCTGCCAGCGATCTTTGCGGTTTTGGGTGTAGCCCCGGAGCAGCTTGTTTCGCAGGGAAGGCAGGCAAAGCAGGAATCTGGGAACTGA
- a CDS encoding bifunctional cytochrome P450/NADPH--P450 reductase has product MSLSSPFATIPQPKPDPLLKNLKELDPDRPVQSLMRLARLYGPIFRLQLPGREMLVVSSQALVDELCDERRFDKKVHAPLEHIRAFAGDGLFTAYTQEPNWAKAHRILMPAFGPAAMREMFEPMLDIAEQMLLRWERFGPQAVIDVPDNMTRLTLDTIALCAFGERLNSFYRQDMHPFVHAMVEALIESGAQARRLPIQNQLMLLTRRRYEEDIRSMHQFADEIIAHRRLDPEAASRHDLLSRMLQGRDPVTGEGLDDENIRYQLVTFLIAGHETTSGLLSFALYELLKNPHVLARARAHVDEVLGDEIPRFEHLAQLTYIDHVLKETLRLWPTAPAIALQPYEDTLLAGTYPLTKGETILVLIPMLHRDPRAWGEDVERFDPDRFEPARYAQVPANAWKPFGNGQRSCIGRPFALQEATLVLAMILQRFDLIEHDPSYQLRIRETLTLKPEGFFIRARRRAGRPCPPAVTRERARSSHLQPQTQTATIPVRQPVPEEALTPLLVLFGSNGGSSEAFARRIATDASVQGYSASVAPLDEYVGRLPTEGAVVIVTSSYEGQPPDQARQFVAWLETLKAGDLQGVRYAVFGCGNRDWLRTYQAIPKRIDSALAAAGATRLKERGEADARGDFFGDFDRWYDTFWSSLAPVFGKQLQPVASRRTYAVEIVPSARPALLRQGDMQRGTVIANRELVNLASPLGRSKREVEIALPEGMSYRAGDYLAVLPTNPEINVERALRRFGLAPDTQIVLHKARPDSQTSLPTGYPIGVRELLANYVELAQPATRKQVAALAAETAQPEERARLETLAQTDRYEQEVLQRRLSVLDLLEQTPSCALSFGAFLEMLPPMHVRLYSISSSPLWRADHCTITFSVLQAPAFSGQGTYLGVASTYLAAAQPGTSVSVAVRPSQEAFHLPSTLDTPLIMVCAGTGIAPFRGFLQERAILASHGQTLAPALLFFGCDHPAVDYLYREELEQWEQAGIVQLRPAFSRCPNGQIRYVQDRLWHDREEIVALFKRNARIYVCGDGQQMAPAVRATFVRIYQDAMHCSPEEAEAWAREIERTRTRYVADVFS; this is encoded by the coding sequence GTGTCATTATCATCGCCATTCGCCACGATTCCGCAGCCTAAGCCAGATCCGCTGCTCAAAAATCTCAAAGAGCTTGATCCTGACAGACCTGTCCAGAGTCTGATGCGACTGGCCCGTCTCTATGGCCCCATTTTCCGCCTCCAGCTGCCAGGCAGAGAGATGCTAGTCGTCAGCTCGCAGGCGCTTGTTGACGAGCTTTGTGATGAACGGCGCTTTGATAAAAAGGTCCACGCGCCCCTGGAACACATTCGCGCCTTTGCCGGCGACGGCCTCTTCACCGCCTACACACAAGAGCCGAACTGGGCGAAGGCCCATCGCATCCTCATGCCCGCCTTTGGGCCAGCAGCGATGCGCGAGATGTTCGAGCCGATGCTTGACATCGCCGAACAGATGCTACTACGTTGGGAGCGCTTTGGACCCCAGGCAGTCATCGATGTGCCCGATAACATGACACGCCTGACCCTGGATACCATCGCCCTCTGCGCCTTCGGCGAGCGCCTGAACAGCTTCTACCGGCAGGACATGCACCCCTTTGTGCATGCAATGGTGGAGGCGCTGATCGAATCCGGAGCCCAGGCGCGGCGTCTGCCCATCCAGAACCAGCTGATGCTTCTCACCAGGCGCCGCTATGAGGAAGACATCCGCTCCATGCACCAGTTCGCCGACGAGATCATCGCCCATCGTCGGCTTGATCCCGAGGCGGCCAGTCGGCATGACCTGCTCAGCCGCATGCTCCAAGGACGCGACCCGGTCACCGGCGAAGGCCTCGACGACGAAAATATCCGCTACCAGCTGGTCACCTTTCTCATCGCGGGACACGAAACTACCAGCGGCCTGCTCTCTTTCGCCCTCTATGAGCTGCTCAAGAACCCTCACGTGCTGGCCCGCGCCCGGGCCCACGTCGATGAGGTGCTGGGCGACGAAATCCCGCGCTTCGAGCACCTGGCCCAGCTCACCTATATCGATCACGTCTTGAAAGAGACGCTGCGCCTCTGGCCGACAGCCCCTGCCATCGCTTTGCAGCCCTACGAGGACACCCTGCTCGCCGGCACCTATCCACTTACCAAAGGCGAAACCATCCTGGTGCTCATTCCTATGTTGCACCGCGATCCCCGGGCCTGGGGCGAAGATGTAGAGCGCTTCGATCCCGATCGCTTCGAGCCAGCGCGCTATGCGCAGGTGCCCGCCAATGCCTGGAAACCCTTCGGCAATGGCCAGCGCTCCTGTATTGGCCGCCCCTTTGCCTTACAGGAAGCGACCCTGGTTCTCGCCATGATTCTGCAGCGCTTTGACCTGATCGAGCACGATCCCAGCTATCAGCTGCGCATTCGTGAGACACTGACACTCAAGCCCGAAGGCTTTTTCATCCGCGCCAGACGCAGAGCGGGCCGACCTTGCCCCCCGGCGGTCACCAGAGAGCGAGCCAGGTCCTCCCATCTGCAACCGCAGACGCAAACTGCCACGATCCCCGTCAGGCAGCCAGTGCCGGAGGAGGCGCTGACGCCCCTGCTGGTGCTCTTTGGCTCGAACGGCGGTTCATCGGAAGCCTTCGCTCGACGCATCGCCACCGATGCCAGCGTCCAGGGCTACAGCGCTAGCGTTGCCCCCCTCGATGAGTATGTCGGGCGGCTGCCGACCGAGGGCGCCGTCGTCATCGTCACCTCCTCCTACGAGGGCCAGCCCCCTGATCAGGCCAGGCAGTTTGTGGCCTGGCTGGAAACTCTCAAAGCCGGGGATCTCCAGGGGGTGCGCTACGCCGTCTTTGGCTGCGGTAACCGCGACTGGCTGCGCACCTATCAGGCCATTCCCAAGCGCATCGATAGCGCTCTCGCCGCGGCAGGAGCCACTCGGCTCAAAGAGCGGGGTGAGGCAGATGCGCGTGGCGATTTCTTTGGCGACTTCGATCGCTGGTACGACACCTTCTGGTCGAGCCTGGCCCCCGTCTTTGGCAAGCAGCTGCAGCCGGTGGCCAGTCGTCGAACCTATGCAGTGGAGATTGTCCCCTCGGCGCGACCAGCGCTGCTACGCCAGGGAGATATGCAGCGCGGTACCGTCATCGCCAATCGCGAGCTGGTCAATCTCGCCTCTCCACTCGGACGCTCGAAGCGCGAGGTAGAGATCGCTCTGCCAGAAGGGATGAGCTATCGAGCCGGAGACTACCTGGCTGTCTTACCAACGAATCCCGAGATCAACGTTGAACGCGCCCTGCGCCGTTTTGGCCTGGCTCCCGACACGCAGATCGTCCTGCACAAGGCCCGCCCCGATAGTCAAACCTCGCTGCCGACGGGTTATCCCATCGGCGTACGAGAGCTGCTAGCCAACTATGTTGAGTTAGCACAACCAGCCACACGTAAGCAGGTTGCTGCGCTGGCAGCAGAAACAGCACAGCCCGAGGAGAGGGCGCGGCTTGAGACCCTGGCGCAGACGGATCGCTATGAGCAGGAGGTCCTTCAGCGGCGTCTCAGCGTCCTTGATCTGCTTGAGCAGACGCCCTCCTGCGCACTCTCCTTCGGAGCCTTCTTGGAGATGCTACCTCCTATGCATGTGCGGCTCTACTCGATCTCATCCTCGCCACTCTGGAGAGCAGATCACTGTACGATTACCTTCTCGGTGCTGCAAGCGCCAGCCTTCTCAGGCCAGGGCACCTATCTGGGGGTGGCCTCAACGTACCTGGCTGCTGCTCAGCCCGGCACCAGTGTCTCGGTCGCAGTCCGGCCCTCACAGGAAGCCTTCCACTTGCCGAGCACACTCGACACTCCGCTCATCATGGTTTGCGCCGGAACGGGCATCGCCCCCTTTCGCGGCTTCCTGCAGGAACGTGCTATCCTCGCCTCTCACGGGCAGACTCTGGCTCCGGCCCTACTCTTCTTTGGCTGCGATCATCCCGCGGTCGACTATCTCTATCGTGAGGAGCTGGAGCAGTGGGAGCAAGCTGGCATCGTGCAACTACGACCGGCCTTCTCCCGCTGTCCAAACGGCCAGATCCGCTACGTGCAAGACCGTCTCTGGCATGACAGAGAGGAGATCGTCGCTCTGTTCAAGCGCAATGCGCGGATATATGTCTGTGGCGATGGGCAGCAAATGGCTCCGGCGGTGCGAGCCACGTTTGTCCGCATCTATCAGGATGCCATGCATTGCTCGCCCGAAGAGGCCGAAGCCTGGGCGCGCGAAATAGAGCGCACCAGAACGCGCTACGTGGCAGATGTCTTCTCCTGA
- a CDS encoding zinc-ribbon domain-containing protein, producing the protein MYVIVYGYRTKQWLMGRIPAVCQRCQRTTQQQVVRSQRKFTLFWIPLFPIMTRTFLVCTLCGHQMRVDNKQADAWVKSPATPPSPQPGQSALPGTPGVGGPATTPQPGYPSQPDSPPPAI; encoded by the coding sequence ATGTATGTGATCGTTTATGGCTATCGCACTAAGCAGTGGTTAATGGGCCGGATTCCAGCAGTGTGCCAGCGCTGCCAGCGCACGACCCAGCAGCAAGTGGTACGCTCACAGCGCAAGTTTACGCTCTTCTGGATTCCTCTCTTTCCTATCATGACCAGAACCTTCCTGGTCTGTACGCTCTGTGGCCATCAGATGCGTGTCGACAACAAGCAGGCCGATGCCTGGGTCAAGTCGCCAGCTACGCCTCCCTCTCCTCAGCCAGGACAGTCTGCTCTGCCGGGAACGCCCGGAGTTGGAGGACCGGCAACGACGCCCCAGCCTGGCTATCCTTCCCAGCCTGACAGTCCTCCACCTGCCATATGA